The Plasmodium yoelii strain 17X genome assembly, chromosome: 4 genome has a window encoding:
- a CDS encoding activator of Hsp90 ATPase, putative, whose product MSFEIQEEYYVPPEVLFNAFSDAYTLTRLSRGSLAEVDLKVGGKFTLFSGSIHGEFVKIDKPNKIIQKWKFKDWNDLDYSQVTVEFIPIKENHTLLKLRHENIPQTNKYNEGGILERCKSGWVENYLRNIEMVLGYPKKK is encoded by the exons atgagttTTGAGATTCAAGAAGAATATTATGTTCCCCCAGAAGTCTTATTCAATGCATTTTCCGATGCATATACTTTAACAAGACTATCTCGAGGTTCTTTGGCGGAAGTT GATCTAAAAGTTGGAGGGAAGTTTACACTTTTTTCTGGAAGCATACATGGTGAATTTGTTAAGATTGATAAgccaaataaaataattcaaaaatgGAAATTTAAAGATTGGAATGATTTAGATTATAGTCAAGTAACAGTAGAATTTATACCCATAAAAGAAAACCATACATTGCTAAAATTGAGACATGAAAATATTCCCCAAACTAATAAATACAATGAAG gAGGCATTTTAGAACGATGCAAATCTGGATGGGTGGAAAATTATTTACGAAATATTGAAATGGTATTGGGATatcctaaaaaaaaataa
- a CDS encoding pre-mRNA-processing factor 19, putative — protein MSILCTISGQTPEEPVVSKTGYIFEKRLIEKHIKNYGICPISGEILTLEDLYPIKNEKYVKPRPITATSIPGLLSIFQTEWDSMISEMFNLRTHVNDVRNQLSHSLYQYDAATRVIAKLLKEKNNYQEEINNLRNQILQLKNGNDILNDLEIGINEDLLNEMQNIAKELLMNRKKRKVENVNSPNEWKKITATNEFNIHSSIIPGVTCLTIDVNKLKYNYDDDHKNHNFFSGGKDGNIYYVSLNNNKIISKLQGHLKKVNSIISHPSNSICISGSNDKTIRIWKGDPDTNEYVTSHIITKHKDKINSLSLHPLENYFISSSNDSIWILHDMETGKTIKTCKSSPSPFKNLSIHPDGMMFGIGSEDSNIYIYDIKSQEYKASLTGHTKSIESISFSENGYYLASISKDNTLKLWDLRKATTFQTIELENTPKHITFDYSGKYLSLSVGNDIQIFNFETKNQASLITTLSSHTDIVTQTCFGSRTSYLLSSSMDKTVKLWS, from the coding sequence atgtcAATTTTGTGTACAATAAGTGGGCAAACGCCCGAAGAGCCTGTAGTAAGTAAAACTggatatatttttgaaaaacgGTTAATtgaaaaacatattaaaaattatggaATATGCCCAATAAGTGGTGAAATATTAACTTTAGAAGATTTATATccaattaaaaatgaaaaatatgtaaaaccTAGGCCTATTACAGCTACAAGTATACCAGGATTATTATCAATTTTTCAAACGGAATGGGATTCAATGATATCTGAAATGTTCAATCTTAGAACCCATGTTAATGATGTTCGGAATCAACTGAGTCATAGTTTGTATCAATATGATGCAGCTACTAGAGTAATTGccaaattattaaaagaaaaaaataattatcaagaagaaataaataatttacgAAACCAAATtttacaattaaaaaatggaaatgatattttaaatgatttaGAAATTGGAATAAATGAAGACTTATTAAATGAAATGCAAAATATTGCAAAAGAATTATTAAtgaatagaaaaaaaagaaaagtaGAAAATGTTAACTCACCAAAtgaatggaaaaaaattacaGCTACTAATGAATTTAATATTCATTCATCTATAATACCAGGTGTAACTTGTTTAACCATAGATGTAAATAaactaaaatataattatgatgatgatcataaaaatcataattttttttcggGAGGAAAAGatggaaatatttattatgtctcattaaataacaataaaattatatcaaAATTACAAggtcatttaaaaaaagttaattCAATTATTTCACATCCATCAAATTCTATATGTATTTCTGGATCAAATGATAAAACTATTCGAATATGGAAAGGTGATCCTGATACAAATGAATATGTAACATCACATATTATCACAAAACataaagataaaattaattcttTATCATTACATCCTcttgaaaattattttataagttcATCAAACGATAGCATATGGATACTTCATGATATGGAAACAGGAAAAACTATTAAAACATGCAAAAGTAGTCCAAGcccttttaaaaatttatcaaTACATCCTGATGGAATGATGTTTGGTATAGGATCAGAAGATtcgaatatttatatatacgaTATTAAAAGTCAAGAATATAAAGCATCATTAACAGGTCATACTAAATCTATAGAATCTATTTCATTTAGTGAAAATGGATATTATTTAGCATCTATTTCTAAAGATAATACACTAAAATTATGGGATTTAAGAAAAGCTACAACTTTCCAAACTATCGAATTAGAGAATACTCCAAAACATATCACTTTTGACTATTCTGGAAAATATCTATCTCTTTCAGTAGGAAATgatatacaaatttttaatttcgaAACAAAAAATCAAGCAAGCTTAATTACCACACTTTCATCACATACAGATATAGTTACACAAACATGTTTTGGTAGTAGAACATCATACTTATTATCAAGTTCGATGGATAAAACTGTTAAGTTATGGAGTTGA